AAAACTGTAAAGTATTCAAAGATAGACACTTATCACTTCTAACAATCTATCCGGAGACACTCTGATGCGTATCGCAAATCGTTTTTCTGTCTACACAACTTTACTTGCAATCTGTGCCACCACGCTTGTATTTGCCCAACCTCCTGAAGGGGAAAAACGTGATGCAGATCGGGGAGACCGACCAGAGCGTAGAGAACGCGGTGATCGTCCAGAACGAAGAGACTTTGGAGATCGGCCTGAAAGAGGAGACCGTGACCGAGGTCCCGGTCGAAGAGGTCTAGGAGGTCGTCCTAACATCATGACAATCATGCCCATTATTATTGTTTTAGACGCCAATAAAGATGGAGAAATTTCCAAAGAGGAAATGGAAAACGCTACTGCCGCTCTTCAAAAGCTGGACAAAGATAAAAACGGAAAGTTGACCGAAGAGGAACTGCGTCCTGATTTTGGTAGACGAGATGGTGATCGACGTGGTCCTGGCGGTCCCGAGGGAAGAGGGCCACGTGATGGAGATCGTAGAGGACTACGCGACGGTGATCGTGGCAGAAATGATGGAGGCGACGGCGATCGAAATCGAAATCGCGGCGGAGACTTCATAGACCGGATTATGAAGAATGATAAAAATGAAGATGGAAAACTAACAAAAGATGAGCTTCCAGAACGGATGCAACCTATCTTTGATCGGATTGATACCAATCAAGACAAGGTCATTGATAAAGACGAGTTAAAGAAAATGATGGAACGGTTTCAATCACGTGGCCGATCAGGTGGTAGAGAACGTGGAAAGCGAGATTCTGGTAAAGAACGCCCTAAACGTCCCGAGTTAGAAGATTAACTCATAGTACCGTACATGCCGTTTCTTACTTCATTTCGTCTTGAGGTACGTCGTTATGCCATTCAAGATTGCTGTATTCACTTTGCTGATACTGATCTCTTCAAACACCCAGGCAGACTGGATGCGGTTTCGGGGACCCAACGGTTCAGGAGTTTCTGACGAAAAACAGGCAACTCCTACCAAATGGAGCGATCAGAAAAACCTGATGTGGAAAGCGGCGTTACCAGGTCCTGGTTCATCCAGCCCGATCATCGTCGGTGACAAAGTATTTGTCACTTGCTGGTCAGGTTATGGATTAAATCGTAATAATCCTGGGAACCAAAAAGATCTTAGACGGCATTTGATTTGCCTGAATCGTCAGTCCGGCAAGATCCTATGGGACAAGACTGTAGAACCTGTTCTGCCAGAAGACGTATACACAGGCATGTTCGCCGAACATGGTTATGCATCACATACACCTGTTTCTGATGGCAAGCGGGTGTATGCCTATTTTGGAAAATCAGGTGCAGTCGCCTTTGATCTCGATGGAAATCAGCTTTGGCAAACGATTGTAGGTGATGAACTGGACCCACGCAGGTGGGGTTCTTCCTCAAGTCCTATTCTATATAAGAACCTTTTGATTGTGACCGCAACCGCCGAAAGCGAGGCACTGGTCGCTCTGAATAAAGAAACCGGCAAAGAGGTCTGGCGGCAGGAATCAACGGGGTTTAATGCGACTTGGGGAACTCCCATACTGGTTCCGATTGATGAGAACAGAACCGATCTGGTAATTGGTGTTCCCTACGAAATCTGGAGTCTCAATCCCGATACCGGGAAGCTCCGCTGGTACTGTGAGGCGATGCCCACTGAAACGTATTGCTCAAGTGTCATCGCCCATGATTGTATCGTTTATGGAATTGAAGGACGTGGTGGTGGATCAATCGCGGTACGAGCCGATGGTAAAGGAGACGTAACGAAAACACATGTTCTCTGGTCTGGACGTGACGCCAATCGTATTGAAACCCCGATCATTTACCAGGGTCGGATTTATTTCTTCTCTCGGGGTATTGCGAATTGTATTGATGCCAAGACAGGCAAACGTATCTTTCGAGGCCGTCTAGACAAGGGTGACGCTGAAATAGCTAACAATCGAGAGGAACAATCTGAAAGTCGCTCTGGCAGAGGTCGAGGCGGTTTTCGAGGAAGTGACTATTCCTCGCCGGTGATTGCCGATGGCAAGGTCTATTTCGTCTCTCGCTCAGGAGAAACCTATGTCATCAAAACCGGAGATAAACTGGAACAGCTTTCAGTCAATCGACTGACAAATGAAAATGAAGACTTCAGTGCGACTCCTGCGATAAGCGATGGGAAAATCTTTATCCGCTCAGATAAGCATCTATATTGTATCGGCAAAAAAGATACTTAATTCCACTTGAAGAGTTAACTACTCACCTTGAATCGTGACGACAAGCTGACGCCCGCTGGCGTGATTGCGGTGTTCACAAAGGTAAATTCCCTGCCAGGTACCCAGGCAGAGTCGGCCACCGCTGATAGGAATTGTAAGGGAATTACCAATCATTGATGCCTTGACATGAGCGGGCATGTCGTCAGGGCCTTCGCATGTATGCACATAAGGTAGTGATTCGGGCGCAATAGTATTAAACGCCATCTCCAGATCACGCGGAACATCAGGATCGGCATTTTCATTGATCGATAAAGAAGCCGATGTGTGCATAATAAATACATGCATCAATCCCACCTCAATTTGCGAAAGTTCCGGGATTTCGCTGAGGACTTCATGGGTAATAATATGAAAACCACGTCTTAAGGCAGGCAATCGAATCTGTTTTTGTATCCAGGCCATGATGATTTACTCTCTTCAGTTATCCTGAGTTCGATCAGGGGCTGCCGCACACTGAGCACGCCAACGGAGCCAATGATCGGCCAGAGTGATCGCAATCATGGCTTCCGCAATGGGTACAAATCGAGGCAACAGACACGGGTCATGACGCCCCTTCGTTTTGATCGAAGTGGGCTCACCCTGTTTTGTGACCGTGGGTTGTTCGATCAGCAAACTACTTGTGGGTTTAACTGCAGCCCGAAAGACCAGTGGTTGCCCTGTTGAAATACCACCGAGACTCCCACCATGTCGATTGGAATCAGTCGTTATCACAGGAGTATCTACATTCGAATTTTCACCAGCGATAAAATGGTCATTATTCTCACTTCCTCGCATTGTGGCACATGCAAAGCCTGAGCCATATTCCACTCCCAAAACAGCAGGAATGCTGAATAACGCTTTAGCAATATCTGCTTTTAATTTGTCGAAGACCGGTTCTCCCAACCCCGCAGGAACATTGGTTGCCACCACTTCAGCAACTCCTCCGATGGAATCACCTTCCTTACGCACTTGATCGATCAGCTCGATCATTTGGCTGGCGACTTTATGATCGGGACAGCGAACCGGATTCAATTCACCATCAGACATTTTCTCAACTTGATCGATGGTCACTGTGGCAGGATCTTTAATTTGTGCCCGAAAATCGCCTACCTGCGTCACATACCCGACAACACGTCCACCGAAGGCCGCTTCGAGAATTTTTTTGGCAACCACTCCTGCGGCAACGCGAACATTCGTTTCTCTGGCACTTGATCGGCCTCCACCCCTGTAATCTCGAAAGCCATATTTCGCATCGTAGGTATAATCGGCGTGTCCAGGACGATATTTGTCTTTGATATCGCTGTAATCTTTACTTCGCTGATCTTCGTTACGAATCAGAATCGCGAGGCTGGTTCCTGTCGTAATCCCCTCAAAAACACCAGCGAGAATTTCGGGATGGTCGGCTTCTTTGCGTTGCGTCACAATTTTACTTTGTCCTGGTTTCCGACGGTTGAGATCTACGAGTAAATCTTCCACGCTGATCGGGATTCCCGGAGGAACACCATCTATAATCACCACATTGCCCGGACCGTGGCTTTCGCCTGCCGTCGTAATCCGAAACGCTTGTCCAAAAGAATTCCCTGCCATACTATGATTGTAACCAGCCTTGAAGGAATTTCATCCTTCGCAAGCTGATCCCATAGATGAATTCATCGAGAAGGTAGGAATTGTTCCGAATATTCCCTCTAATAGCCTGCAGGAATCGTCGTGAAGTGACTAAAATGACTACCAGGAGTGACAAAATTCTACCTTGGCCTTAACTTAATACCACTACCCCAGATATCTCTGATCCAGCATCACAGAAAGAAAATAGACAGTGTCTAATCCGCAACCGAGTAATGTACAAGCCACCCAGTTATCCGGCTGCATGATCCTGACATTAATCGTCTTTTTTGGCTGTTTGATGCCATTGATCTTTGTTGATCTGGCGGAAACAGCCTTAACAAACCTGCACCTCTCTCCTCCCACTGCCATTTTGGTTTTAATCGGGATGATTTTCGGATCTTTGATCAATATTCCCATCTGCCGGTTTCCGCTTGACCAAGAAGTAAACGTCCCCGTTTTTGAATCGGTGGCAGGCTTGAATTTCATGCCTCAAATGAAACGATTAAGGCAGGAGGCCATTATTGCGGTCAACCTGGGTGGTTGTGTCATTCCTATTTTCCTGGCAATCTGGCTATCGCAATTTATTATTTCAGGTGGTTCGACTCCCATATTCGTCACCTTGGCAGGAATCATATTCAACACAGTCATATGCTATAACACGTCTCGCCTGGTCCCAGGTATGGGGATCGCGATGCCTGTGTTCATCCCTCCGCTTGTGGCTGTCCTGGCAACCTGGTTTGGATTTGCCATCATCGGTCCGATGACGGGAACAGTAGGAGCTGACTTTGGTTCATTATATTCTCCCATTGCATTCGTGATAGGAATCTCTGGCCCACTGATTGGTGCAGACCTACTACACTGGAACGAATTTAAAAAACTGAAAGCACCGTGTGTCAGCATTGGTGGGGCAGGGACTTGGGACGGAATCGTGTTGTCCGGAATGATTGCCTCACTGATTGTTTAATCAAGTAAAATCGAAGATAAAATGATGATCCAAAAGAATACTGGTGCGAAATCTGTTACTGGATTTCAAATCACTTGAGAGAAAGCAACAGACTTGGACCTCTGGCAAAATCTATTATTAGCGGGTGTAGGTATTATCGCTGGCATTCTGAATGTATTAGCCGGCGGAGGCTCATTGATATTAATGCCCACAATGATTTTCTTAGGAATGCCAGGGGCAACTACAAACGGGACGGCTCGTGTTGCCATATTGGGACAGAATGTGACCGCAATTGCCGGATTTCGGCAAAAAGGATTCTCAGACTTTCGGCTCAGTTTTTCCCTCGCGTTGTGCGCCATTCCTGGCACCTTCCTAGGCGCTTTTCTGGGAACAAAACTCAGTGGTGTCTGGTTCAATCGCGTATTAGCGGTGGTCATGCTGGGTGTACTGGTCACGATGATTCTGGGAGAACGCAAAAAGAAAAAATCGAAACTGAATCCAGAAAATGATGTAAAAAGTCTTGATCAAAATGATCTCGAAGCGAAAGATTCGATTGATCAGAGACGCAGGCTAACAGCAGGTCATTTTCTGATGGTACTGGTAGGTTTTTATGGTGGATTTATCCAAGCGGGTGTTGGATTCATTATCATCGCCATCATAAATAATGTCATGAAATTAGACTTATTACGAACCAATATGCATAAAGTGTTTATTGTGGCGATCTATACTGTGGTTGCGATCGGGATCTTTGCCTGGGAAGGCAAGATTGACTGGATTACCGGTTTGTTCCTCATGGCCGGTATGTCCCTTGGTGGCTGGATTGGATCTCATCTTGCTGTCAGTAAAGGAGACTCGTTCATACGCGCTGTGTTGTACACGGCAATTGTTTGTATGTCGATCAGACTATTATTAATGTAAAATTCATAATTCAAGTTGATCATTATTGTTTTACTCGGATCACTTCAATTAGCAGGGGATTAATGAAGCGAATGAATACTTCGAAGCCTTCAAGGCAAATGATCCGATGCCTGATTTTAATGATGCTGATCTCGGTAACTTCACTTGCCTGTGGTAATACCTCAGAGCCAAAAGTAACCCCGGTTTTTAGTGCAGAACGCTCTTATGGATATTTGAAAAAAATTTGCCGTCTCAGATCTCGTATGAGTGGTTCTCCAGGAATGGCCGAACAACAAAAAATCATTTCGGAGCATTTCAGAAAACTCAAAGCGAAAGTTCATTTTCAATCATTTGATGCCCCGCACCCCTTAACGGGAAATCCGGTGCGGATGAACAATATGATTATCAGCTGGTATCCCGAAACGAAAAAACGGATACTTCTCGCCTGCCATTATGATACCAGGCCTTATCCCGATCTCGATCGAACACAACCACGTGGTCTGTTCATTGGTGCGAACGATGGGGCCAGTGGAGTCGCTTTCTTAATGGAGTTGGGAAACGTGATGCATGAACTCAAAATCAGTCACGGTTATGGGATAGATTTTGTTTTTTTTGATGGTGAAGAGCTTGTGTACCGCGAAAATGATCCTTATTTTCTTGGCTCCAAGTATTTTGCCAATCAATACAAAACTCAGACACGAGATTTTGAATATGTCTACGGTATCTTGTTTGACATGATTGCTGATAAAAATCTCATGATCTATATGGAAAAGAACAGTATTAAATACGCTCCCGAGTTGACACGCAGCATCTGGCAAGCCGCTCAAAAAACAGGTGTCAGACAATTTATTCCGAAAGTCAAATTTGAAATTCGGGATGATCATTTACCTTTAAATGAAATCGCCCACATACCAACCTGTGACATTATCGATTTTGACTATCCGGTCTGGCACACAACGCGAGACATTCCCCGGTATTGCTCTGGTACAAGCATGGCAAAAGTCGGGAAAGTCATCATTTACTGGCTGCAGAATATTCCCTGATTTAGACTGTGAACAATGTTCTGCTCCACGATTTCCGAAAGCCAACACACCATCGACGAAATGGGATCAAATTGATGATTGATTCACTTCTTCTGCATCGCGTCCAATTTGCTTTTACCGTTTCGTATCACTATTTGTTCCCGCAATTAACGATGGGTTTAGCGCTGTTGATCTTTATTCTCAAGAGCATAGGGCTGTGTGGCCACTCGTGGGCAGATACCGCAGCTCGCTTCTGGTTAAAAATCTTCGGTCTTACATTTCTGATGGGAGTTGTCACGGGAATCCCACTTGAATTTCAATTTGGTACAAACTGGTCACAGCTCGTCAAATCGACAGGATCCATTTTGGGACAGACTTTGGCAATGGAGGGAATGTTTGCCTTTTTTCTCGAGTCGACGTTTCTTTATCTGTTAATTTTTGGAGAGAAAAAACTCGGAAAAACGGCTCATTGGGGTGTTTCATTTTTATTACTTTTCGGTACGTGGTTAAGCGGTTATTTCATTGTCTGCACCAATGCCTTCATGCAACACCCTGTTGGATATCGAATTTCCGAAGATGGAGTTTATCACCTCACAAGTATTGGAGCATTGCTTAGTAATCCCTGGGCAATCAAACAATATCTGCACACGATGACCGGCTCTGTGATCACAGGTAGTTTTACGATGTCAGCGATTGCCGCCTATTATTTATTAAAAGGGCAACATGTTAAATTGACTCGGCGGTACCTTACGGTCTCAGTTATCGTCGGACTATTCTCCAGCATTATTGCTGCAGTCCCGACTGGCGACTGGGAAGCAAAACAGGTACAGAAACATCAGCCCATCAAGTTCGCAGCGATGGAAGGCCACTTTCATACAGAAGATGGCGCTGGCTTAATTCTCATAGGCCAGCCGAATATGGACGAACTCAAAATTGACAATCCTATTATCATTCCTAAAGCGCTTTCTTTTTTGACGCACGCCAGTTGGGATGCGAAAGTGAAAGGCCTTACAGAATACGATCGAGAGCTCTGGCCAGACAATGTTGAACTCTTGTATTTTTCGTATCATATCATGGCGGGGCTGGGAACGTTGTTTATCGCCTTAATGGGAATCAGCGCGTTCCTGCTTTGGCAACGAAGGTTACATACCAATCGCGTAATACTCTGGCTCTTAATGCTGTCACTCCCCTTCCCTTTTATTGCGAATACGGCTGGTTGGTTCACTACGGAAGTTGGTCGCCAGCCCTGGGTGATCTACGGTTTGATGAAAACGGCTGATGGAGCATCCCAAAATGTTTCGCAAGGTAACGTTCTCTTCACATTGTTGGGTTTTATGGGCCTTTACCTGTTTTTATCAGTACTCTACTTTTTTCTCGCAACACGTATCATAAATCAGGGACCAGAACCAATTGAGACTGATCAACCTGATTTAGCAACTGAGGCAGGAACTTAGAAGTATGGAAACCCTCTGGTATATCCTGTTGTTGTTGATGATCTCGACCTACCTTGTGTTAGACGGTTTTGACCTGGGCGTTGGTGTGTTACATCTAGTTATCGCTAAGAATCGACAGGAACAAAAACAGGTTATCCAGTCGATTGCACCTGTCTGGGATGGAAATGAAGTCTGGTTGATTGCCGCTGGCGGAACAATGATGTTGGCATTTCCCGCATTTTTGAGTTCCATGTTTAGTGGGTTTTATCTCCCTTTAACCATGGTTGTCTGGCTGTTACTCTTTCGAGCAATCAGTATCGAGTTACCTCACTATTTTTCTGATTCCCTCTGGGTTCATTTTTGGAACATCATGTTGTTTATTTCCAGTGGCTTGCTCATTGTGATTCTGGGAGCGGCATTAGCCAATATCTTTCGAGGAGTTCCGTTAAATGCAGAAGGGACATTCTTTGAGCCTCTCTGGACGGATTTTCGAATTAGCAAACAGACAGGAATTCTAGACTGGTATACAGTCCTCAGTGGTGTCACCTCTGCTTCGATTTTTTTGCACCATGGTTCACTTTGGCTCGTTGCTAAAACTGATGGTCTCGTTCAACAGCGCGCTCGAAAATGTGCAACCAGCTTTTGGCTGACGACTGTCGGATTGATCATAGTGACTCTCATTGCCAGCTATGTCGTTCAACCGCACACCAAAGAAAATTTTGCTACTCACCCATGGCTCATCTTTCTCCCCCTGGGAGCTCTTATTTTCTTGGCAGGTTCACTTTTCTTTCGAATCAATAACTGGAACATGTCCGCGTTTTTAAGTTCTGCCTTTTTCATGTATCTGCTCTTCTTTAGTGGCGCGGCCGCCCTTTATCCTTATATCCTTCCTGGCTTAAACCCTGAATACAGTTTGACCATCTTTAATACATCTCCTCCACCAGAAGAATTACAGACAACACTTTATTGGTGGATTCCCGGTATTATATTAGTTGGTATTTATTTTACGATTATGTTCCGTTCTCTACCGAAAGTCATTTCTGTAATATCGAATCAGGAACACCATTAGCGGAGATTGTCTATAGTCGAATCTATGTCACTTAACATTTTGAGGATTTTCAATTTGTCACTTGCTGACGTGAACAACCGGCTATAAAACCGAAATCGAAAATGTTCAAAAAATGCAACATCTCCATTTATCCCTCTAAACTGGCTGTAATTATGAAGAAATGATCAATCAGCGGCCTTTCGCCGTGTTTCCACTCTCGAGCTGTCTACAAAATAATCCCATTAGACACGTTTCATCTCAACCTGATTTTGTTAGACTTAAATTGAGAAGATTGGAAGATTGACTTGGTGACATTTCAACATTCAAAGGGATTTCCTCCACCACCAATCAAGGATGCAGATATTGTGACAGATACGATCCCGGGCATCATCGTCGGAACGCTTTTGGTTCTCTTTGGAGCTGGGTTAATTCAACTACACCGTACGTCCTGGTTTCACCGTCAACTCGATGCAGACCTCAGTGATGACGATCTCAGTTTTTTCTCAAAACAATACCGCAGACGCATGCAAACTTCAGGTCTGCTGATTCTGATTGGTTTCCTGATCGTAGTGGGGGATGCACCTTACATGCCCTGGAAATCTTACCCGGGCTTGTTTGCAGCGTACTGGGGAGGCATTCTCTTGATTGCGTTCTGGGTCATTCTGTCTGCTATTGGAGATATGAGCGCATCCCGGATCCGGTCTTCCACAATGATTTCTCGAATTCAGGACCAGCAGCGCTTACTGGAAAAACAGATTCTGGAACTGAGAGAAAAAAAGCAGCAAACGACTGATAAGAAGTCTCATCCAGAGTCAGAGCAATAAGCTGACTCAAGATTGCTGTTTGTGATGCAACGCGTGTTAGGAAGCAACGCGTGCTTTCACTAATTGTTCAGAAGGCAGGCGATCATAACCGAACATCTCAAATGCTTTTTGCCAACGTTCGTAAATTTTCTTTTCCTGAGCTGCATCCATTTCGTATTTATTTTTCTTATACGACTTTTGATCTTTCAGATAAGGCTGCATATTTGTTTCTAGATCATCAAAGCCGGAAAGATTCAGATGCTCGTAAACTTTTCTCAATTCTCCCACAGGGTCGGCCTCGAGTTCTTCAAAGCGAACTTCGTGTAATTGACCTTCTGGTACTGTTTTCCGATCGCGATCATAAACATCCAGGTGATTTAGATAAATATTGGCCATATCCTCTTCTAACTTTTGCATATTGAGAGGAGCAAAGCCATTATCGCCAAACATGGTACGGCGTAAATGTAAAGTTGAGTTATAAACTTTGTAGGGATCCCGATAAATATAAATGAAACGAGCATCGGGAAACATTTTGAGCAGAAATGGTATTCGGAATGTGTGAGTAGGTGACTTCAAGAGAATGTGTTTTTTTATACCTTCCTTGTAGGTCAGTTTCTTCATAAAGTATAAAAATGTCTTTTTCCAACTTGCTTCTTCTTTTGGCGTCAGTTGATCCAACTCATAATAGCGATCATAAACCTCAGGTTGATCACTAAAACCAATCGCCAGATAGGGTGACATCAGGTGCAGCAGCATAATGGAAGTTTCATCTTCCTGAGGTAAATCCCAGTTCACCGGCATGTTATCCATGGGGCGCTGTTTTGGTAACAAATACTTCAAAACATGTTTAAATACAGGTTCAGTTAACAGAAAATGTGAAGGAAACAGCATTGCTCCCATATTAGGGTAAATGAACTGTTGATCCATCGACATAAGATTATGGAGTAGTGTTGTACCACTTCGCCAATGACCGATGATGAATACGGGGGGTTCTAATTCCGTCCGATTGACTTTGCGACTGAAGACCAGATTTTCCAATAAGCCCAGACAGGAGTTGGAAATACTAAACAACCCGGAAGAAATCAAACGAAACAAGCCCGATGGACGAATTGTGGGACGCAGCCTCATTAGCTTGATGAAATTAGTGATTCCAATCCCCGACCAGACACAAAAAGGGCCTTGAGTGGATCCACTATTATTTTGCTTGGGTTTAGTCATCTGATGAGACTGTCCTACTCTTTATCAACACAAGTCAAAGCCCAGCTAATCAAAATCTTGCCTGTCTTCAGATTTTGATAGTCAATGCAAATCGGCTGAAATGGAGAGACTATACTATATTCTGCTTAGACTGTCTTCAGGCAAATCGAAGAGATTCAGGACTAAACTGCTATTTTTCACCACTCTATCCAAATTTGAACTGATCAGGTTCATTGGATCCATAATGAGTTTATTTCGGCATCCTGTGTGTGAGACTTCGAAGAACTCTTTCACCATCAACGGGAATGACCAAATACAACAGACGAGACACGTTATAAAGTGTGTCTACACTCCCCCTAAATTAACTGTTTATTCTCTCTTGTACAATTAACACGTCCAAAAATTGTTTTGAAACGTATTCTTTCAGTCCTGAAATACAAGACCGAACAATATTGTACTTTTTACATGAGAGGGACAGGAGCAAGTGAACACTCCTTTAGTCCAACAGTTCTTTGATGTTCTGAAAATCACCTTTGAGCGATGTGTAGAGCTTACGAAATAGAGGATAAGCTTTGTTGTATACTTTTTTCCCTTTAGAGTTTACGTTCGTGCTCTCAACGACACGAATGCTGGCTGAGCAGGCTTCAACCACATCCTTAAAAGCACCAGTCCCTGCGGCCGCTAATAACGCGACACCATAGGCGGGACCTTCTTCGGCATTGATTGTCACTACTTTTCGGCCATAAATATCTGCCTGTATTTGACGCCAGAATTTGCTCCTGGCACCACCACCTGAGAGCCGAATCTCTTTCACAGGGATATTCAGCTCTCGGATAATTTCCAGGGAGTCTCGCATGGCATAAGTCGCTCCCTCAATCACGGCACGGCTCAAATGGGGACGCCCATGCCGCAAACTTAATCCAATCCAGGCAGCACGAGCATCAGGATCAGCATGAGGAGTTCGTTCACCCGTCAGATAAGGTAAGAAAAACAAGCTTTCACTTCCGGCGGGAGCTTCACCTGCCTGCTCGGTAATGAGTTGATAGGGATCGATCTTTTTTCGTTTGGCGCTAGCCACTTGTTGTTCACAGAGTTGATTTCGATACCATTGCAAACTGCCTCCCGCGGAGAGAACCACCCCCATCACGTGCCACTTATTACGCACAGCATGACAGAAAGTATGCACCCGCCCC
The Gimesia aquarii DNA segment above includes these coding regions:
- a CDS encoding PQQ-binding-like beta-propeller repeat protein, whose product is MPFKIAVFTLLILISSNTQADWMRFRGPNGSGVSDEKQATPTKWSDQKNLMWKAALPGPGSSSPIIVGDKVFVTCWSGYGLNRNNPGNQKDLRRHLICLNRQSGKILWDKTVEPVLPEDVYTGMFAEHGYASHTPVSDGKRVYAYFGKSGAVAFDLDGNQLWQTIVGDELDPRRWGSSSSPILYKNLLIVTATAESEALVALNKETGKEVWRQESTGFNATWGTPILVPIDENRTDLVIGVPYEIWSLNPDTGKLRWYCEAMPTETYCSSVIAHDCIVYGIEGRGGGSIAVRADGKGDVTKTHVLWSGRDANRIETPIIYQGRIYFFSRGIANCIDAKTGKRIFRGRLDKGDAEIANNREEQSESRSGRGRGGFRGSDYSSPVIADGKVYFVSRSGETYVIKTGDKLEQLSVNRLTNENEDFSATPAISDGKIFIRSDKHLYCIGKKDT
- a CDS encoding M28 family peptidase; this translates as MNTSKPSRQMIRCLILMMLISVTSLACGNTSEPKVTPVFSAERSYGYLKKICRLRSRMSGSPGMAEQQKIISEHFRKLKAKVHFQSFDAPHPLTGNPVRMNNMIISWYPETKKRILLACHYDTRPYPDLDRTQPRGLFIGANDGASGVAFLMELGNVMHELKISHGYGIDFVFFDGEELVYRENDPYFLGSKYFANQYKTQTRDFEYVYGILFDMIADKNLMIYMEKNSIKYAPELTRSIWQAAQKTGVRQFIPKVKFEIRDDHLPLNEIAHIPTCDIIDFDYPVWHTTRDIPRYCSGTSMAKVGKVIIYWLQNIP
- a CDS encoding sulfite exporter TauE/SafE family protein codes for the protein MDLWQNLLLAGVGIIAGILNVLAGGGSLILMPTMIFLGMPGATTNGTARVAILGQNVTAIAGFRQKGFSDFRLSFSLALCAIPGTFLGAFLGTKLSGVWFNRVLAVVMLGVLVTMILGERKKKKSKLNPENDVKSLDQNDLEAKDSIDQRRRLTAGHFLMVLVGFYGGFIQAGVGFIIIAIINNVMKLDLLRTNMHKVFIVAIYTVVAIGIFAWEGKIDWITGLFLMAGMSLGGWIGSHLAVSKGDSFIRAVLYTAIVCMSIRLLLM
- the aroC gene encoding chorismate synthase; this translates as MAGNSFGQAFRITTAGESHGPGNVVIIDGVPPGIPISVEDLLVDLNRRKPGQSKIVTQRKEADHPEILAGVFEGITTGTSLAILIRNEDQRSKDYSDIKDKYRPGHADYTYDAKYGFRDYRGGGRSSARETNVRVAAGVVAKKILEAAFGGRVVGYVTQVGDFRAQIKDPATVTIDQVEKMSDGELNPVRCPDHKVASQMIELIDQVRKEGDSIGGVAEVVATNVPAGLGEPVFDKLKADIAKALFSIPAVLGVEYGSGFACATMRGSENNDHFIAGENSNVDTPVITTDSNRHGGSLGGISTGQPLVFRAAVKPTSSLLIEQPTVTKQGEPTSIKTKGRHDPCLLPRFVPIAEAMIAITLADHWLRWRAQCAAAPDRTQDN
- a CDS encoding sugar porter family MFS transporter, translated to MTFQHSKGFPPPPIKDADIVTDTIPGIIVGTLLVLFGAGLIQLHRTSWFHRQLDADLSDDDLSFFSKQYRRRMQTSGLLILIGFLIVVGDAPYMPWKSYPGLFAAYWGGILLIAFWVILSAIGDMSASRIRSSTMISRIQDQQRLLEKQILELREKKQQTTDKKSHPESEQ
- a CDS encoding cytochrome ubiquinol oxidase subunit I, which encodes MIDSLLLHRVQFAFTVSYHYLFPQLTMGLALLIFILKSIGLCGHSWADTAARFWLKIFGLTFLMGVVTGIPLEFQFGTNWSQLVKSTGSILGQTLAMEGMFAFFLESTFLYLLIFGEKKLGKTAHWGVSFLLLFGTWLSGYFIVCTNAFMQHPVGYRISEDGVYHLTSIGALLSNPWAIKQYLHTMTGSVITGSFTMSAIAAYYLLKGQHVKLTRRYLTVSVIVGLFSSIIAAVPTGDWEAKQVQKHQPIKFAAMEGHFHTEDGAGLILIGQPNMDELKIDNPIIIPKALSFLTHASWDAKVKGLTEYDRELWPDNVELLYFSYHIMAGLGTLFIALMGISAFLLWQRRLHTNRVILWLLMLSLPFPFIANTAGWFTTEVGRQPWVIYGLMKTADGASQNVSQGNVLFTLLGFMGLYLFLSVLYFFLATRIINQGPEPIETDQPDLATEAGT
- the cydB gene encoding cytochrome d ubiquinol oxidase subunit II; its protein translation is METLWYILLLLMISTYLVLDGFDLGVGVLHLVIAKNRQEQKQVIQSIAPVWDGNEVWLIAAGGTMMLAFPAFLSSMFSGFYLPLTMVVWLLLFRAISIELPHYFSDSLWVHFWNIMLFISSGLLIVILGAALANIFRGVPLNAEGTFFEPLWTDFRISKQTGILDWYTVLSGVTSASIFLHHGSLWLVAKTDGLVQQRARKCATSFWLTTVGLIIVTLIASYVVQPHTKENFATHPWLIFLPLGALIFLAGSLFFRINNWNMSAFLSSAFFMYLLFFSGAAALYPYILPGLNPEYSLTIFNTSPPPEELQTTLYWWIPGIILVGIYFTIMFRSLPKVISVISNQEHH
- a CDS encoding DUF1614 domain-containing protein, which encodes MSNPQPSNVQATQLSGCMILTLIVFFGCLMPLIFVDLAETALTNLHLSPPTAILVLIGMIFGSLINIPICRFPLDQEVNVPVFESVAGLNFMPQMKRLRQEAIIAVNLGGCVIPIFLAIWLSQFIISGGSTPIFVTLAGIIFNTVICYNTSRLVPGMGIAMPVFIPPLVAVLATWFGFAIIGPMTGTVGADFGSLYSPIAFVIGISGPLIGADLLHWNEFKKLKAPCVSIGGAGTWDGIVLSGMIASLIV
- a CDS encoding secondary thiamine-phosphate synthase enzyme YjbQ; translation: MAWIQKQIRLPALRRGFHIITHEVLSEIPELSQIEVGLMHVFIMHTSASLSINENADPDVPRDLEMAFNTIAPESLPYVHTCEGPDDMPAHVKASMIGNSLTIPISGGRLCLGTWQGIYLCEHRNHASGRQLVVTIQGE